In a genomic window of Rhopalosiphum maidis isolate BTI-1 chromosome 4, ASM367621v3, whole genome shotgun sequence:
- the LOC113547747 gene encoding DNA-(apurinic or apyrimidinic site) lyase isoform X2, with the protein MSGKTKQKNMADYITTTTDNSKKRARNNDGDDSESKKPKSGQVDLNKINFNCEKKNAKGLTWNLKIVSWNVAGLRAWLKKDVVQYLKKENPDIICLQEIKCTEKQMPEEAKLPGYKIYINSGDKAGYSGVALYSKKKPISVRMGKEIKELDDNEGRVIEAEYEQFFLVSTYIPNAGAGLKTLPKRMKWDEEFRKYLKELDTKKPVVLTGDLNVAHEEIDIANPKTNTKSAGFTKEERDNMSLLLEQGFIDTFRTLNPEKTGAYTFWTYFHNSRAKNVGWRLDYFISSKRFMDNVCDSDIRSEVLGSDHCPIVFYINV; encoded by the exons atgagtggtaaaacaaaacaaaaaaatatggctGACTATATCACAACAACCACAGATAACTCAAAAAAAAGAGCTCGAAACAATGATGGAGAtgattcagaatctaaaaagcCTAAATCAGGACAAgttgatttgaataaaataaattttaattgtgaaaaaaaaaatgccaaaGGCCTTACTTGGaatctaaaaattgtttcatgGAATGTTGCCGGACTTAGAGCATGGCTTAAA aaagatGTTGTACAGTATCTTAAAAAGGAGAATCCTGATATAATTTGTCTACAAGAAATTAAATGCACTGAAAAACAAATGCCAGAAGAAGCAAAATTACCtggatataaaatttatattaattcag gtGACAAGGCTGGTTATTCAGGAGTAgctttatattctaaaaagaAGCCTATTAGTGTGAGGATGGgaaaagaaataaaagaaTTGGACGATAATGAAGGTCGGGTTATTGAAGCagaatatgaacaatttttcCTGGTTTCTACTT ATATTCCAAATGCAGGTGCAGGGTTAAAAACTTTACCAAAAAGAATGAAATGGGATGAGGAATTtcgtaaatacttgaaagagTTAGATACTAAGAAACCAGTTGTGTTAACAGGAGATTTGAATGTTGCTCATGAAGaaattg atattgcaaacccaaaaacaaatacaaaaagtGCAGGTTTTACTAAAGAAGAAAGAGACAATATGTCATTACTTCTTGAACAAGGatttattgatacatttaGAACATTAAACCCTGAGAAAACTGGAGCCTACACTTTTTGgacatattttcataactcAAGAGCTAAAAATGTTGGATG gagactagattattttatttcatcaaaaaGGTTCATGGATAATGTATGCGATAGTGATATACGAAGTGAAGTACTAGGTAGTGATCACTGtccaattgtattttacattaatgtttga
- the LOC113561125 gene encoding opsin, ultraviolet-sensitive-like produces MTDFKTKYPVNLWKDHGIYTDDYIKLINSHWLKFMPPHPTSHYVLGVLYTVIMMFGCTGNSLVIFMYFKCKSLQTPANMLIINLAISDFIMLAKASIFIYNSYYLGPALGKLGCQICGFLGGLTGTVSIMTLAAISLDRYYVIVRPLKATVKTTKQRARIWIGIIWICGFSFSIVPVLDLGYSRYVSEGYLTSCSFDYLSNDDRDKHFILVFFIAAWCIPFTLILYCYVRILMAVWMTTEIVTSRVGQQEEKRKTDIRLGYMVIGALMLWFVSWTPYAVVALLGVFDLKEYISPLGSMIPALFCKAASCTDPWFYAITHPRFKKELMKLLTKSNTRKLVRNYCIKKGRVGSHLNENGNITFENRFKTEYKEVKKTIFVLESYDNNVHCRESTFGQKTESINESVTKFPGSTNQESFKYMLSS; encoded by the exons ATGACAGACTTTAAAACCAAATATCCTGTTAACTTGTGGAAAGATCACGGGATCTACACCGATGATTACATTAAACTAATCAACAGCCATTGGTTAAAATTTATGCCTCCTCATCCAACGTCACATTATGTTCTCGGAGTTCTGTACACAGTCATTATGATGTTTGGCTGCACCGGAAACTCTCTGGTGATTTTCATGTACTTTAA atgtaAATCTTTACAAACGCCGGCAAACatgctaataattaatttagccATTAgcgattttattatgttagcGAAAGCCTCGATTTTTATCTACAACAGTTATTATCTGGGCCCTGCGCTAGGAAAATTGG gATGTCAGATATGCGGATTTCTCGGTGGCTTGACCGGAACCGTGTCCATCATGACGTTGGCGGCCATATCTTTGGAtcgttattatgttatagtgCGTCCTCTGAAAGCAACTGTGAAAACCACTAAACAAAGAGCGAGGATATGGATAGGAATAATATGGATTTGTGGATTTTCGTTCTCTATTGTACCAGTGCTGGATCTGGGGTACAGTCGATATGTGTCGGAAGGATACCTGACGAGTTGCAGCTTCGACTATTTGTCAAATGACGACAGAGACAAACATTTTATCCTAGTATTCTTTATAGCAGCATGGTGCATACCGTTCACATTAATACTGTATTGTTACGTAAGGATTCTAATGGCGGTGTGGATGACCACCGAAATAGTCACCAGCAGGGTTGGCCAACAAGAGGAGAAGAGAAAAACGGATATACGATTGGGATACATGGTGATCGGGGCTCTCATGTTATGGTTCGTGTCATGGACGCCATACGCCGTGGTGGCCCTGTTAGGTGTATTCGACCTAAAGGAATACATTTCACCGCTGGGTTCCATGATTCCGGCACTGTTTTGCAAGGCGGCTAGTTGTACGGATCCGTGGTTTTACGCCATTACGCACCCAAGATTCAAAAAGGAACTTATGAAGCTATTGACAAAAAGCAATACCAGAAAGTTAGTCCGAAATTATTGCATAAAAAAGGGACGGGTCGGGTCGCATTTGAACGAAAACGGTAATATTACCTTCGAAAACCGTTTTAAAACCGAATACAAGGAAgtaaaaaaaacgatatttgTGCTCGAATCTTATGACAACAACGTGCATTGTCGGGAGTCCACTTTCGGTCAAAAGACTGAATCAATCAATGAGTCGGTGACCAAGTTCCCTGGAAGTACCAACCAAGAGAGTTTCAAATACATGCTTTCAAGCTGA
- the LOC113547747 gene encoding DNA-(apurinic or apyrimidinic site) lyase isoform X1 — MILKFLFYTMSGKTKQKNMADYITTTTDNSKKRARNNDGDDSESKKPKSGQVDLNKINFNCEKKNAKGLTWNLKIVSWNVAGLRAWLKKDVVQYLKKENPDIICLQEIKCTEKQMPEEAKLPGYKIYINSGDKAGYSGVALYSKKKPISVRMGKEIKELDDNEGRVIEAEYEQFFLVSTYIPNAGAGLKTLPKRMKWDEEFRKYLKELDTKKPVVLTGDLNVAHEEIDIANPKTNTKSAGFTKEERDNMSLLLEQGFIDTFRTLNPEKTGAYTFWTYFHNSRAKNVGWRLDYFISSKRFMDNVCDSDIRSEVLGSDHCPIVFYINV; from the exons ATG attttaaaatttttattttatacaatgagtggtaaaacaaaacaaaaaaatatggctGACTATATCACAACAACCACAGATAACTCAAAAAAAAGAGCTCGAAACAATGATGGAGAtgattcagaatctaaaaagcCTAAATCAGGACAAgttgatttgaataaaataaattttaattgtgaaaaaaaaaatgccaaaGGCCTTACTTGGaatctaaaaattgtttcatgGAATGTTGCCGGACTTAGAGCATGGCTTAAA aaagatGTTGTACAGTATCTTAAAAAGGAGAATCCTGATATAATTTGTCTACAAGAAATTAAATGCACTGAAAAACAAATGCCAGAAGAAGCAAAATTACCtggatataaaatttatattaattcag gtGACAAGGCTGGTTATTCAGGAGTAgctttatattctaaaaagaAGCCTATTAGTGTGAGGATGGgaaaagaaataaaagaaTTGGACGATAATGAAGGTCGGGTTATTGAAGCagaatatgaacaatttttcCTGGTTTCTACTT ATATTCCAAATGCAGGTGCAGGGTTAAAAACTTTACCAAAAAGAATGAAATGGGATGAGGAATTtcgtaaatacttgaaagagTTAGATACTAAGAAACCAGTTGTGTTAACAGGAGATTTGAATGTTGCTCATGAAGaaattg atattgcaaacccaaaaacaaatacaaaaagtGCAGGTTTTACTAAAGAAGAAAGAGACAATATGTCATTACTTCTTGAACAAGGatttattgatacatttaGAACATTAAACCCTGAGAAAACTGGAGCCTACACTTTTTGgacatattttcataactcAAGAGCTAAAAATGTTGGATG gagactagattattttatttcatcaaaaaGGTTCATGGATAATGTATGCGATAGTGATATACGAAGTGAAGTACTAGGTAGTGATCACTGtccaattgtattttacattaatgtttga